A DNA window from Drosophila virilis strain 15010-1051.87 chromosome 4, Dvir_AGI_RSII-ME, whole genome shotgun sequence contains the following coding sequences:
- the Mhc gene encoding myosin heavy chain, muscle isoform X19, protein MPKPAASQEDEDPTPYLFVSLEQRRIDQSKPYDSKKSCWVPDEKEGYLLGEIKATKGDIVSVGLPGGETKDFKKDQLQQVNPPKYEKAEDMSNLTYLNDASVLHNLRQRYYNKLIYTYSGLFCVAINPYKRYPVYTNRCAKMYRGKRRNEVPPHIFAISDGAYVDMLTNHVNQSMLITGESGAGKTENTKKVIAYFATVGASGKKDESQKNKGSLEDQVVQTNPVLEAFGNAKTVRNDNSSRFGKFIRIHFGPSGKLAGADIETYLLEKARVISQQSLERSYHIFYQIMSGAVAGVKDMCLLSDNIYDYFNVSQGKVTVPSIDDSEEFQLADQAFDILGFTKQEKEDVYKITAAVMHMGGMKFKQRGREEQAEQDGEEEGGRVSKLFGCDTAELYKNLLKPRIKVGNEFVTQGRNVQQVTNSIGALCKGVFDRLFKWLVKKCNETLDTKQKRQHFIGVLDIAGFEIFDYNGFEQLCINFTNEKLQQFFNHHMFVLEQEEYKKEGIEWAFIDFGMDLLACIDLIEKPMGILSILEEESMFPKATDQTFSEKLTNTHLGKSAPFQKPKPPKPGQQAAHFAIGHYAGVVAYNITGWLEKNKDPLNDTVVDQFKKSQNKLLIEIFADHPGQSGGGEQAKGGRGKKGGGFATVSSAYKEQLNSLMTTLRSTQPHFVRCIIPNEMKQPGMVDAHLVMHQLTCNGVLEGIRICRKGFPNRMVYPDFKMRYQILNPRGIKDLEDPKKASKVLIETTELNEDLYRLGHTKVFFRAGVLGQMEEFRDERLGKIMSWMQAWARGYLSRRGFKKLQEQRVALKVVQRNLRKYLQLRTWPWYKLWQKIKPLLNVSRIEDEIARLEEKAKKAEELHAAEVKVRKELEVLNAKLLAEKTALLDSLSGEKGQLQDFQERNAKLTAQKNDLENQLRDIQERLTQEEDARNQLFQQKKKADQEISGLKKDIEDLELSVQKAEQDKATKDHQIRNLNDEIAHQDELINKLNKEKKMQGESNQKTGEELQAAEDKINHLNKVKAKLEQTLDELEDSLEREKKVRGDVEKSKRKVEGDLKLTQEAVSDLERNKKELEQTIQRKDKELSSITAKLEDEQVVVGKHQRQIKELQARIEELEEEVEAERQARAKAEKQRADLARELEELGERLEEAGGATSAQIELNKKREAELSKLRRDLEEANIQHESTLANLRKKHNDAVAEMAEQVDQLNKLKAKAEHDRQTCHNELNQTRTACDQLARDKAAQEKIAKQLQHTLNEVQSKLDETNRTLNDFDASKKKLSIENSDLLRQLEEAESQVSQLSKIKISLTTQLEDTKRLADEESRERATLLGKFRNLEHDLDNLREQVEEEAEGKADLQRQLSKANAEAQVWRSKYESDGVARSEELEEAKRKLQARLAEAEETIESLNQKCIGLEKTKQRLSTEVEDLQLEVDRANAIANAAEKKQKAFDKIIGEWKLKVDDLAAELDASQKECRNYSTELFRLKGAYEEGQEQLEAVRRENKNLADEVKDLLDQIGEGGRNIHEIEKARKRLEAEKDELQAALEEAEAALEQEENKVLRAQLELSQVRQEIDRRIQEKEEEFENTRKNHQRALDSMQASLEAEAKGKAEALRMKKKLEADINELEIALDHANKANAEAQKNIKRYQQQLKDIQTALEEEQRARDDAREQLGISERRANALQNELEESRTLLEQADRGRRQAEQELADAHEQLNEVSAQNASISAAKRKLESELQTLHSDLDELLNEAKNSEEKAKKAMVDAARLADELRAEQDHAQTQEKLRKALEQQIKELQVRLDEAEANALKGGKKAIQKLEQRVRELENELDGEQRRHADAQKNLRKSERRIKELSFQSEEDRKNHERMQDLVDKLQQKIKTYKRQIEEAEEIAALNLAKFRKAQQELEEAEERADLAEQAISKFRAKGRAGSVGRGASPAPRATSVRPQFDGLAFPPRFDLAPENEF, encoded by the exons ATGCCGAAGCCAGCTGCCAGCCAGGAGGATGAGGATCCCACCCCATACCTGTTCGTGTCTTTGGAACAAAGACGTATCGATCAATCGAAACCCTATGATTCGAAGAAGAGTTGTTGGGTGCCCGATGAGAAGGAGGGTTATCTTCTTGGTGAGATCAAGGCCACCAAGGGCGATATCGTCTCCGTCGGTCTGCCTGGTGGAGAG ACGAAAGACTTCAAGAAAGATCAGCTCCAGCAGGTGAACCCTCCGAAATACGAAAAAGCTGAGGATATGTCTAACTTGACATACCTTAACGATGCCTCTGTGCTCCATAACTTGAGGCAGAGATATTACAACAAGCTCATCTAT ACCTACTCCGGTCTTTTCTGCGTTGCCATCAATCCCTATAAGCGCTACCCCGTCTATACCAACCGTTGCGCTAAGATGTACCGTGGTAAGCGCCGTAATGAAGTGCCACCCcatatttttgccatttctgaCGGTGCCTACGTCGACATGTTGACCAACCACGTGAATCAATCTATGTTGATTACCGGTGAGTCTGGTgctggtaagactgagaacACGAAGAAGGTCATTGCGTACTTCGCCACTGTTGGCGCTTCTGGCAAGAAGGATGAGTCGCAGAAGAACAAGGGCTCCCTGGAAGATCAGGTTGTGCAAACCAATCCTGTGCTTGAGGCCTTCGGTAACGCCAAGACCGTGCGTAACGATAACTCCTCTCGTTTC GGTAAATTCATCCGTATTCATTTCGGTCCATCTGGTAAACTGGCTGGTGCTGATATTGAGACCT ATCTGTTGGAGAAGGCTCGTGTCATCTCTCAGCAGTCCCTGGAGCGCTCCTACCATATCTTCTACCAGATTATGTCCGGTGCCGTTGCTGGTGTCAaag ACATGTGCTTGCTCTCTGATAACATTTACGACTACTTTAACGTATCCCAGGGCAAGGTCACTGTGCCCAGTATCGATGACTCTGAGGAATTCCAGCTGGCAGAT CAAGCTTTCGACATCTTGGGCTTCACCAAGCAGGAGAAGGAGGATGTGTACAAGATCACCGCCGCTGTCATGCATATGGGTGGCATGAAGTTCAAGCAACGTGGTCGCGAGGAGCAGGCTGAACAGGATGGTGAGGAGGAGGGTGGCCGTGTGTCTAAGCTGTTCGGCTGCGACACCGCTGAGCTGTACAAGAACTTGCTCAAGCCCCGCATCAAGGTCGGTAACGAGTTCGTCACCCAGGGCCGTAACGTCCAGCAGGTCACCAACTCCATTGGTGCTCTGTGCAAGGGTGTCTTCGATCGTCTCTTCAAATGGCTGGTCAAGAAGTGTAACGAGACTCTGGATACCAAGCAGAAGCGTCAGCATTTCATTGGTGTACTGGATATTGCTGGTTTTGAAATCTTCGAC TACAACGGTTTCGAGCAACTGTGTATTAACTTCACCAACGAGAAGTTGCAACAATTCTTCAACCATCACATGTTCGTTTTGGAGCAAGAAGAATACAAGAAGGAAGGTATTGAATGGGCCTTCATCGATTTCGGTATGGACTTGTTGGCCTGTATTGATTTGATTGAAAAG CCTATGGGTATCTTGTCGATTCTTGAGGAAGAGTCTATGTTCCCCAAGGCCACCGATCAGACCTTCTCGGAGAAGCTGACCAACACCCATTTGGGCAAGTCGGCTCCATTCCAGAAGCCCAAGCCACCAAAGCCCGGCCAGCAGGCAGCTCACTTTGCCATCGGCCATTATGCTGGTGTTGTCGCCTATAACATCACCGGTTGGTTGGAGAAGAACAAGGATCCCCTGAACGACACTGTTGTCGATCAGTTCAAGAAGTCGCAGAACAAACTGCTCATCGAAATCTTCGCTGATCACCCCGGCCAGTCCGGCGGCGGTGAACAGGCCAAGGGCGGTCGTGGCAAGAAGGGCGGTGGCTTCGCCACTGTCTCGTCTGCCTACAAGGAGCAGTTGAACAGCTTGATGACAACTCTGCGCTCGACACAGCCTCACTTCGTCCGTTGCATCATTCCCAATGAAATGAAACAGCCTGGCATGGTTGATGCTCACTTGGTTATGCACCAGCTGACTTGTAACGGTGTGCTTGAAGGTATCCGTATTTGCCGTAAAGGTTTCCCCAACAGAATGGTCTACCCCGACTTCAAGATGCG GTACCAGATTCTGAACCCGCGCGGCATTAAGGATCTCGAAGATCCCAAGAAAGCTTCCAAGGTGTTGATCGAGACAACCGAGCTGAATGAAGATCTCTATCGTCTGGGTCATACCAAG GTGTTCTTCCGTGCCGGTGTCCTGGGTCAGATGGAGGAGTTCCGTGATGAGCGTCTCGGCAAGATCATGTCCTGGATGCAGGCCTGGGCCCGCGGTTATCTGTCCCGCAGAGGCTTCAAGAAGCTGCAGGAGCAGCGTGTCGCCCTCAAGGTTGTCCAGCGCAATCTGCGCAAATACCTGCAGCTGCGTACCTGGCCCTGGTACAAACTGTGGCAGAAGATCAAGCCTCTGCTCAACGTCAGCCGCATTGAGGACGAAATTGCC CGTCTGGAGGAGAAGGCCAAGAAGGCTGAGGAACTGCATGCCGCTGAAGTGAAAGTGCGCAAGGAGTTGGAGGTCTTGAACGCCAAACTGTTGGCCGAGAAGACCGCCCTGCTGGACTCCCTGTCCGGCGAGAAGGGTCAGCTGCAGGACTTCCAGGAGCGCAACGCTAAGTTGACCGCCCAGAAGAACGACCTCGAGAACCAGCTGCGC GACATTCAAGAGCGCCTGACTCAGGAGGAAGATGCCCGCAACCAGCTGTtccagcagaagaagaaggcCGATCAGGAGATCTCTGGCCTGAAGAAGGACATCGAGGATCTGGAATTGAGCGTCCAGAAGGCCGAACAGGATAAGGCCACCAAGGATCACCAGATCCGCAACTTGAACGACGAGATCGCCCACCAGGATGAGCTCATCAACAAGTTGAACAAGGAGAAGAAGATGCAGGGTGAGAGCAACCAGAAGACTGGTGAGGAACTGCAGGCCGCTGAGGACAAGATTAACCACTTGAACAAGGTTAAGGCCAAGCTCGAGCAGACTCTCGATGAGCTCGAGGATTCGCTGGAGCGCGAGAAGAAGGTGCGCGGCGATGTTGAGAAGTCTAAGCGCAAGGTTGAGGGTGACCTCAAGCTGACCCAGGAGGCTGTTTCCGATCTGGAGCGCAACAAGAAGGAGTTGGAGCAGACCATCCAGCGTAAGGACAAGGAATTGTCCTCCATCACCGCCAAGCTGGAAGATGAGCAGGTCGTTGTTGGCAAACACCAGCGCCAGATCAAGGAACTGCAGGCCCGCATTGAAGAGCTCGAGGAGGAGGTCGAGGCCGAGCGTCAGGCCCGCGCCAAGGCTGAGAAGCAGCGCGCCGATTTGGCCCGCGAACTCGAGGAATTGGGTGAGCGTCTGGAGGAGGCTGGCGGTGCCACCTCTGCCCAGATTGAGCTGAACAAGAAGCGTGAGGCTGAGCTGAGCAAACTGCGTCGCGATCTTGAGGAAGCCAACATCCAGCACGAATCCACCCTGGCCAACCTGCGCAAGAAGCACAACGATGCCGTCGCTGAGATGGCCGAACAGGTTGATCAGCTCAACAAGCTGAAGGCCAA GGCCGAACACGATCGTCAGACTTGCCACAATGAGTTGAATCAAACTCGTACCGCCTGCGATCAGTTGGCTCGCGATAAG GCTGCCCAGGAGAAGATCgccaagcagctgcagcatacCCTCAACGAGGTCCAGTCCAAATTGGATGAGACCAACAGGACTCTGAACGATTTCGATGCCAGCAAGAAGAAGCTGTCCATTGAGAACTCCGATCTGTTGCGTCAATTGGAGGAAGCCGAGTCTCAGGTGTCGCAGCTGTCCAAGATCAAGATCTCCTTGACCACCCAGCTGGAAGATACCAAGCGTTTGGCCGATGAGGAGTCTCGCGAACGCGCCACCCTTTTGGGCAAGTTCCGCAACTTGGAGCACGACCTCGACAACTTGCGCGAGCAGGTTGAGGAGGAGGCTGAGGGCAAGGCTGATTTGCAGCGTCAACTCAGCAAGGCTAACGCTGAGGCCCAGGTCTGGCGCAGCAAGTACGAGTCCGATGGTGTTGCCCGCTCTGAGGAGCTGGAGGAGGCCAAGAGGAAGCTGCAGGCCCGCCTTGCCGAGGCTGAGGAGACCATCGAGTCGCTCAACCAGAAGTGCATCGGCCTGGAGAAGACCAAGCAGCGCCTGTCCACCGAAGTCGAGGACTTGCAGCTGGAGGTCGACCGTGCCAATGCCATTGCCAACGCCGCCGAGAAGAAGCAGAAGGCCTTCGACAAGATCATTGGCGAATGGAAGCTTAAGGTTGATGACTTGGCCGCTGAGCTGGATGCCTCCCAGAAGGAGTGCCGCAACTACTCCACCGAGTTGTTCCGTCTTAAGGGTGCCTACGAGGAAGGCCAGGAACAGCTGGAGGCTGTGCGTCGTGAGAACAAGAACTTGGCCGATGAGGTTAAGGATCTGCTCGACCAAATCGGTGAGGGTGGCCGCAACATCCATGAAATCGAGAAGGCCCGCAAGCGCCTGGAAGCCGAAAAGGACGAGCTCCAGGCTGCTCTTGAGGAAGCCGAGGCTGCTCTCGAACAGGAGGAGAACAAGGTCCTCCGCGCTCAACTTGAGCTGTCCCAGGTGCGCCAGGAAATCGATCGCCGCATCCAGGAGAAGGAAGAGGAATTCGAGAATACCCGCAAGAACCACCAGCGCGCTCTCGACTCCATGCAAGCCTCCCTCGAAGCCGAAGCCAAGGGCAAGGCTGAGGCGCTGCGCATGAAGAAGAAGTTGGAAGCCGACATCAACGAATTGGAAATTGCTCTGGATCATGCCAACAAG GCTAACGCCGAGGCCCAGAAGAACATCAAGCGCTACCAACAGCAGCTCAAGGACATCCAGACTGCCCTTGAGGAAGAACAGAGAGCCCGCGATGATGCCCGCGAACAGCTGGGTATCTCCGAGCGTCGTGCCAACGCTCTGCAGAACGAACTGGAAGAGTCTCGCACTCTGCTGGAGCAGGCCGATCGCGGTCGTCGCCAGGCCGAGCAAGAGCTGGCCGATGCCCACGAACAGCTGAACGAAGTTTCCGCCCAGAACGCTTCCATCTCCGCTGCCAAGAGGAAATTGGAGTCTGAGCTGCAGACCCTGCACTCTGACCTGGATGAGCTCCTGAACGAAGCCAAGAACTCCGAGGAGAAGGCCAAGAAGGCTATGGTTGATGCTGCCCGCCTGGCTGATGAGCTCCGCGCTGAGCAGGATCATGCCCAGACCCAGGAGAAATTGAGAAAGGCCCTGGAACAGCAGATCAAGGAATTGCAGGTGCGTCTGGATGAGGCTGAGGCCAATGCCCTTAAGGGTGGCAAGAAGGCTATCCAGAAATTGGAGCAGCGCGTCCGCGAGCTCGAGAACGAGCTGGATGGTGAGCAGAGAAGACACGCCGATGCCCAGAAGAACTTGCGCAAATCTGAGCGCCGCATCAAGGAGTTGAGCTTCCAGTCTGAGGAGGACCGCAAGAACCACGAACGCATGCAGGATCTGGTCGATAAGCTGCAACAGAAGATCAAGACATACAAGAGGCAGATCGAGGAAGCCGAGGAAATCGCTGCCCTCAACTTGGCCAAATTCCGCAAGGCCCAGCAGGAGCTCGAGGAAGCCGAGGAGCGTGCCGATCTGGCTGAGCAGGCAATTAGCAAATTCCGCGCCAAGGGACGTGCCGGTTCTGTCGGTCGTGGTGCCAGCCCAGCG CCCCGTGCGACATCCGTTAGGCCACAATTCGACGGATTGGCTTTCCCACCAAGATTCGACCTTGCTCCTGAAAACGAATTCTAA